From the Cervus elaphus chromosome 20, mCerEla1.1, whole genome shotgun sequence genome, one window contains:
- the LOC122677336 gene encoding succinyl-CoA:3-ketoacid coenzyme A transferase 2, mitochondrial-like, with amino-acid sequence MAALRLLASVLRRRVPAGRSGRALAKGGACGFACSARARARFYTDPVKAVRDITDGSRIMIGGFGLCGIPENLIGALLKTRVKDLTVVSSNVGVENFGLGLLLGTKQITRIICSYLGENSLCEHQYLAGELELEITPQGTLAERIRAGGAGVPAFYTPTAYGTLVQEGGAPIRYLPDGHIAILSQPREVREFHGQHYLLEHAITADFALVKGWKADWAGNVIFRASARNFNVPMCKAARTSVVEVEEIVDVGSFAPEDIHVPNIYVDRIIQGEKYEKRIERLTVRKEDDEICKSSDNIRTRIIKRAALEFEDGMYANLGIGIPLLAPNYISPNITVHLHSENGILGLGPFPLKEEVDADLINAGKQTVTLLPGGSFFSSDESFAMIRGGHINLTLLGAMQVSKYGDLANWMIPGRKVKGMGGAMDLVSSSKTRVVVTMEHCNKANEPKIVEKCTMPLTGKRCVDRIITEKAVFDVHKKTGLTLIELWEGLTVEDIKKSTGSPFAISPNLRPMQQVKM; translated from the coding sequence ATGGCGGCTCTGCGGCTCTTGGCGTCTGTGCTCAGGCGGCGGGTCCCCGCCGGCCGCTCGGGGCGCGCGCTGGCGAAGGGTGGCGCGTGCGGCTTCGCCTGCAGCGCCCGCGCGCGCGCCAGGTTCTACACGGACCCGGTGAAGGCCGTGAGAGACATCACTGACGGCTCGAGGATCATGATCGGGGGCTTCGGGCTCTGCGGGATCCCAGAGAACCTGATAGGGGCGCTGCTGAAGACCCGCGTGAAGGACTTGACCGTGGTCAGCAGCAACGTGGGGGTGGAGAACTTCGGTCTCGGCCTTTTACTGGGGACCAAGCAGATCACCCGCATCATCTGCTCCTACCTGGGGGAGAACTCGCTCTGTGAGCACCAGTACCTGGCAGGCGAGCTGGAGCTGGAGATCACTCCCCAGGGCACCCTGGCCGAGCGCATCCGCGCGGGGGGCGCCGGTGTGCCCGCCTTCTACACCCCCACGGCCTACGGGACCTTGGTCCAGGAGGGAGGCGCACCCATCAGGTACTTACCGGACGGCCACATCGCCATCCTCAGCCAGCCCAGGGAGGTGAGGGAGTTTCATGGGCAGCACTACCTGTTGGAGCACGCCATCACCGCTGATTTTGCTTTGGTGAAAGGCTGGAAGGCCGACTGGGCAGGAAATGTCATCTTCAGGGCCAGCGCCAGGAACTTCAACGTGCCCATGTGCAAAGCTGCCAGAACCTCCGTGGTGGAGGTTGAAGAAATTGTGGATGTGGGGTCCTTTGCCCCAGAAGACATCCATGTTCCTAACATTTATGTAGATCGCATTATACAGGgggaaaaatatgagaaaagaattgaGCGTTTAACCGTCCGGAAAGAGGATGATGAAATATGCAAGTCTTCAGATAACATAAGGACACGGATCATCAAGCGGGCAGCTCTTGAATTTGAGGACGGCATGTACGCCAATCTGGGCATCGGCATCCCTCTCCTGGCCCCCAACTACATCAGCCCCAACATCACCGTGCACCTTCACAGTGAGAACGGGATCTTGGGCTTGGGTCCCTTTCCACTAAAAGAGGAGGTGGACGCGGACCTCATCAACGCGGGCAAGCAGACAGTCACCCTTCTTCCCGGGGGCTCTTTTTTCTCCAGCGATGAGTCATTTGCCATGATTCGGGGGGGACACATCAACCTGACCTTGCTGGGAGCCATGCAGGTTTCCAAATACGGTGACCTGGCTAACTGGATGATACCCGGCAGGAAGGTGAAAGGCATGGGGGGTGCGATGGATCTGGTGTCCAGTTCCAAGACACGCGTGGTGGTCACCATGGAGCACTGCAACAAGGCCAACGAACCCAAGATCGTGGAGAAGTGCACCATGCCGCTGACTGGGAAGCGGTGCGTGGACCGAATCATCACCGAGAAGGCCGTGTTTGACGTGCACAAGAAGACAGGACTGACCCTGATTGAGCTCTGGGAAGGCCTAACCGTGGAGGACATCAAAAAGAGCACGGGGAGCCCCTTTGCCATCTCCCCGAATCTCAGACCCATGCAGCAGGTCAAAATGTAG